A genomic window from Acinetobacter chinensis includes:
- a CDS encoding glycine zipper domain-containing protein: MKLNTVLFSAVLAASSMMAVSTHADSTTRVAAASALGSVVGTAVGKNMGGTTGATVGAALGGAGGTAVASNKRNRTESAIGGALGGGAGYTVGKSMGGTNGGYIGSALGAAGGAALGNKISKDKDYDRSQERKWKKHRRHRH; encoded by the coding sequence ATGAAACTTAATACAGTTCTGTTCAGTGCAGTGCTTGCGGCATCATCCATGATGGCCGTCAGCACACATGCAGACAGTACAACCCGTGTTGCAGCGGCAAGTGCTTTAGGCAGCGTAGTCGGTACTGCTGTTGGTAAAAACATGGGGGGAACTACTGGTGCAACCGTTGGTGCAGCTTTAGGTGGCGCAGGTGGTACAGCAGTTGCAAGTAACAAACGCAACCGTACCGAATCTGCCATTGGTGGTGCATTAGGTGGTGGAGCTGGCTATACCGTAGGTAAAAGCATGGGCGGAACCAATGGTGGTTATATCGGTTCCGCACTAGGTGCAGCTGGTGGTGCAGCACTGGGAAATAAGATTTCCAAAGATAAAGACTATGACCGTTCTCAGGAACGTAAATGGAAAAAACACCGTCGTCATCGCCACTGA
- the prfA gene encoding peptide chain release factor 1: protein MKESLRLRLDQLSDRHEELNALLADVEVISDNKRFRQLSREHSDLSEITEVWTKYRQAEEDIETAEAMLTDPDFKEMAQEEIKDNKALIEQLEERLNILMIPKDPNDGNSAYLEIRAGTGGDEAAIFSGDLFRMYSKYAETQGWRVEILSENEGEHGGYKEIICLVSGEAVYGRLKFESGAHRVQRVPATESQGRVHTSACTVAILPEIDVDTTVDINPADLRIDTYRASGAGGQHINKTDSAVRITHLPTGTVVECQDERSQHKNKAKAMALLVSRLENAKRAAADAATSEMRRDLVGSGDRSERIRTYNYPQGRMTDHRINLTLYKLDAVMEGDLTELLDSLQREYQADQLAMLAQQNGG, encoded by the coding sequence ATGAAAGAATCGTTACGTTTACGATTGGATCAACTTTCTGACCGTCACGAAGAATTAAATGCACTTCTGGCTGATGTTGAAGTCATTTCTGATAATAAGCGTTTCCGTCAGTTGTCACGTGAGCATAGCGACCTGTCCGAAATTACAGAAGTATGGACAAAGTACAGACAGGCTGAAGAAGACATTGAAACTGCTGAAGCCATGTTGACAGATCCTGACTTTAAGGAAATGGCTCAGGAAGAAATCAAGGACAATAAAGCACTGATTGAGCAGCTTGAAGAACGTCTGAACATTCTCATGATTCCTAAAGATCCGAATGATGGAAATTCGGCTTATCTGGAAATCCGTGCAGGAACAGGTGGTGACGAAGCCGCGATTTTCTCAGGTGATCTGTTCCGTATGTACAGCAAATACGCAGAGACACAGGGCTGGCGTGTAGAAATCCTTTCTGAAAATGAAGGGGAACATGGCGGTTATAAGGAAATTATCTGTCTGGTCAGTGGTGAAGCTGTTTATGGACGCCTGAAATTTGAAAGTGGTGCGCATCGTGTACAGCGTGTGCCAGCAACTGAGTCACAGGGGCGGGTACATACTTCTGCCTGTACAGTGGCAATTCTTCCTGAAATAGATGTAGACACCACAGTGGATATCAACCCTGCAGATTTACGCATTGATACTTACCGTGCATCAGGTGCTGGTGGTCAGCACATTAACAAAACTGATTCGGCTGTACGTATTACCCACTTACCGACAGGAACAGTGGTGGAATGTCAGGATGAACGCTCGCAGCACAAAAACAAAGCCAAAGCGATGGCTTTACTGGTTTCAAGACTGGAAAATGCCAAACGTGCAGCAGCTGATGCAGCCACTTCTGAAATGCGCCGTGATCTGGTGGGTTCAGGCGACCGTTCTGAACGTATCCGTACCTATAACTACCCGCAGGGGCGTATGACAGATCACCGTATCAATCTGACTTTATATAAACTGGATGCGGTGATGGAAGGTGATCTGACGGAACTGCTGGACAGTCTGCAACGTGAATATCAGGCAGATCAGCTGGCGATGCTTGCTCAGCAGAATGGTGGCTGA
- a CDS encoding acyl-CoA dehydrogenase family protein, whose protein sequence is MILNEEQKMVQDMLRNYSQSRLKPTASERDKTSRFPAQELKELGELGALGMTVAAEWGGAGLDYVSLVAAIEEIAAGDGAISTIVSVQNSLPCGIIQKYGSEQQKQKYLGLLATGEWLGCFCLTEPQAGSDAGALLCRAEKDGNEWVLNGTKQFITSGQNAQLAIVFAVTDRSAGKKGISCFLVPTDTEGYVVSRIEDKMGQHCSDTATIVFDQCRIPVENLLGTEGAGYKIALANLESGRIGIATQCVGMARAALDAAVEYARERKAFGVELVQHQAVAFRLADMATQIEAARQLIYHAAELKDAGLPCLKEASMAKLFASEIAEKVCSDAIQIHGGYGYVSDFPVERIYRDVRVSQIYEGASDIQRLVIAREVIHG, encoded by the coding sequence ATGATTTTAAATGAAGAACAGAAAATGGTTCAGGACATGCTGCGGAATTATTCGCAAAGCAGGCTTAAGCCTACAGCTTCTGAGCGTGATAAAACTTCACGCTTCCCTGCCCAGGAACTCAAAGAGCTTGGCGAACTGGGAGCACTGGGCATGACCGTTGCTGCGGAATGGGGCGGTGCAGGACTGGATTATGTGTCACTTGTGGCAGCTATAGAGGAAATTGCTGCGGGCGATGGAGCCATTTCCACCATTGTCAGTGTTCAGAATTCTCTGCCATGTGGAATTATTCAGAAATATGGATCGGAACAGCAAAAACAGAAATATCTGGGCCTGCTGGCAACGGGAGAATGGCTGGGCTGTTTCTGTCTGACTGAGCCGCAGGCAGGATCTGATGCAGGCGCACTTCTGTGCCGTGCAGAAAAAGATGGTAATGAATGGGTACTGAACGGAACCAAGCAGTTCATTACATCAGGACAGAATGCACAGCTTGCAATTGTATTTGCAGTGACGGACAGATCGGCTGGGAAAAAAGGAATTTCCTGTTTTCTTGTACCAACAGACACAGAAGGCTATGTGGTTTCACGTATTGAGGACAAAATGGGTCAGCACTGTTCTGATACTGCGACCATCGTTTTTGATCAGTGCAGAATACCCGTAGAAAACCTGCTAGGAACAGAGGGTGCAGGATATAAAATTGCACTGGCAAATCTGGAGTCCGGCAGAATAGGTATTGCAACGCAGTGCGTAGGCATGGCTAGGGCCGCACTCGATGCCGCCGTGGAATATGCCAGAGAAAGAAAGGCTTTTGGTGTTGAACTGGTACAGCATCAGGCTGTTGCATTCCGCCTTGCAGATATGGCGACTCAGATTGAGGCTGCCCGACAGCTGATTTACCATGCTGCTGAACTGAAAGACGCAGGATTGCCATGTCTGAAAGAAGCCTCCATGGCAAAACTGTTTGCCTCTGAAATTGCAGAAAAAGTCTGTTCAGATGCCATTCAGATTCATGGTGGTTATGGTTATGTATCCGACTTTCCTGTGGAGCGTATTTACAGGGATGTGCGGGTCAGTCAGATTTATGAGGGCGCATCTGATATTCAGCGTCTGGTGATTGCCCGTGAAGTCATTCATGGATAA
- the prmC gene encoding peptide chain release factor N(5)-glutamine methyltransferase, giving the protein MNIAQALCIRGEADSYERQETNWLLEHLLKLSALELRFQSEKELSVEQEQAFLAGLAQLEKGEPLAYVTGSQPFWTLDLKVTRDTLVPRPDTEVLVEQCLNLELPEQASVIDLGTGTGAIALSLSSERPLWQVTATDIYLPTLQVAQENAAKYELSRVKFACGAWFSALQQDFADQRFDLIVSNPPYIDADDEHMPALVSEPERALVAAGKGLSDIEIIIYQGRDWLNPNGWIALEHGYDQGQAVRDIFLNAGFCEIQTIQDYGGNDRVTLAQWMDVALEQGENW; this is encoded by the coding sequence ATGAATATTGCACAGGCGCTTTGTATACGCGGTGAAGCTGACAGCTATGAACGCCAGGAAACCAACTGGTTACTCGAACACCTTTTAAAACTGAGTGCGCTGGAACTGCGTTTTCAGAGTGAAAAAGAGCTGTCAGTCGAACAGGAACAGGCTTTTCTGGCAGGACTGGCACAGCTTGAAAAAGGTGAACCGCTTGCTTATGTAACCGGCTCACAGCCTTTCTGGACGCTTGATCTGAAAGTGACCCGTGATACACTGGTGCCAAGACCGGATACTGAAGTACTGGTGGAACAGTGTCTGAATCTTGAATTGCCGGAACAGGCATCTGTAATAGATCTGGGGACTGGAACAGGTGCCATTGCATTGTCTCTGAGCAGTGAAAGACCATTGTGGCAGGTGACAGCAACCGATATATATTTGCCGACTTTGCAGGTTGCTCAGGAAAATGCAGCAAAATATGAACTGTCCAGAGTGAAATTTGCTTGTGGTGCCTGGTTCAGTGCGCTTCAGCAGGATTTTGCAGATCAGCGCTTTGACCTGATTGTATCCAATCCGCCATATATAGATGCAGATGATGAACATATGCCTGCACTTGTATCTGAGCCTGAGCGTGCTTTAGTCGCTGCGGGTAAAGGACTGTCTGATATTGAAATTATTATTTATCAGGGACGGGACTGGCTGAATCCAAATGGATGGATCGCACTTGAGCATGGTTATGATCAGGGACAGGCAGTCCGTGATATTTTTCTGAATGCAGGTTTCTGTGAAATTCAGACCATTCAGGACTATGGCGGCAATGACCGTGTCACACTGGCTCAGTGGATGGATGTTGCTCTGGAACAGGGTGAAAACTGGTAA
- a CDS encoding AraC family transcriptional regulator: MNNQLLQYSKGTISIALVHEALKPAQLKGFSITDILHKAGIAEEILHSPLARVSVEAYAQLWIEIANSMNDEFFGMDTHAMRRGSYKLLSRMVMHAENMETALIQILQFMNVVLDDFQSNLFSEENYSYIVIHDQQPKGMFCYATYLMLIHGLMCWLTGQRVPINHIELKCAPPADDTDYKVRFCEKISYLSERNYIQFDATWLKTTIKQDESSWRQFIRQTPHNLLVRFKNPFALSSIIRKHLINRHPSEWHELSELPQYLNISEATIQRRLKNEGSSYQQLKNEIRRDTAIELLTRTDQSLQEISDELNFQDPSAFHRAFKKWTGVSPGIYRNKSES, from the coding sequence GTGAATAATCAACTGCTGCAATACAGTAAAGGAACCATTTCCATTGCGCTGGTGCATGAAGCCCTGAAACCTGCACAGCTCAAAGGCTTCAGTATTACGGATATTCTGCACAAAGCAGGTATTGCAGAAGAAATCCTGCATTCTCCCCTTGCCCGTGTTTCAGTTGAAGCCTATGCGCAGCTGTGGATTGAAATCGCCAACAGTATGAATGATGAATTTTTTGGTATGGATACACATGCCATGCGCCGGGGCAGCTACAAGCTGTTATCCAGAATGGTGATGCATGCAGAAAACATGGAAACCGCTTTAATTCAGATTTTACAGTTCATGAATGTTGTGCTGGACGATTTTCAGAGCAATCTTTTTTCTGAAGAAAACTACAGTTATATCGTCATACATGATCAACAACCCAAAGGCATGTTCTGCTATGCCACATACCTGATGCTGATTCATGGTCTGATGTGCTGGCTGACCGGTCAGCGTGTGCCGATTAACCACATTGAACTGAAATGCGCACCTCCAGCAGATGATACCGACTATAAAGTACGCTTCTGTGAGAAAATCAGTTATCTGTCTGAGCGTAATTACATTCAGTTTGATGCCACATGGTTAAAAACTACCATTAAACAGGATGAAAGCTCATGGCGTCAGTTTATTCGTCAGACACCTCACAATCTGCTTGTCCGTTTCAAAAATCCTTTCGCACTCAGCTCCATCATCCGTAAACATCTGATCAACCGCCATCCTTCCGAATGGCATGAACTGAGTGAACTGCCACAGTATCTGAACATTTCTGAAGCAACCATACAGCGTCGCCTGAAAAATGAAGGCAGCAGTTATCAGCAGCTTAAAAATGAAATCCGCAGAGATACAGCCATTGAACTGCTGACCCGAACAGATCAGTCACTGCAGGAAATCAGTGATGAGCTGAATTTTCAGGACCCAAGTGCTTTCCATCGCGCTTTTAAAAAATGGACGGGGGTCAGCCCTGGCATTTATCGGAACAAGAGTGAAAGCTGA
- a CDS encoding 3-hydroxyacyl-CoA dehydrogenase: MNIKGKVIVVTGGASGLGAATATHFVGQGAKVIMVDMNQQMGEELQKILGEHSEFVQLDVTDEAAVQAFFEQVEAKYGQLNGLVNCAGIGPSAKVLGKDGIHELALFQKVLNINVTGTFNMLRFASSVIAKYELKAGEEERGVIVNTASVAAFDGQIGQTAYSASKGAVVAMTLPLARELAREKIRVMTVAPGIMETPMLKALPEKVQDALGAMVPFPPRLAKPEEFAHLVGHIFENAYLNGETIRLDGAIRMQPK, encoded by the coding sequence ATGAATATTAAAGGAAAAGTTATCGTTGTCACTGGTGGAGCTTCGGGTCTCGGTGCTGCTACCGCCACGCATTTTGTGGGGCAGGGCGCGAAAGTCATTATGGTGGATATGAACCAGCAGATGGGTGAAGAACTTCAGAAAATACTGGGGGAGCATTCTGAATTTGTTCAGCTGGATGTGACTGATGAAGCAGCTGTACAGGCATTTTTTGAACAGGTTGAAGCAAAATACGGTCAGCTGAATGGGTTGGTGAACTGTGCAGGTATCGGTCCTTCAGCAAAAGTGCTGGGTAAGGATGGTATTCATGAACTGGCGCTGTTTCAGAAAGTTTTAAATATTAATGTGACCGGTACATTTAATATGCTGCGCTTTGCATCCAGTGTGATTGCAAAATATGAGCTGAAAGCAGGCGAAGAAGAACGTGGGGTTATTGTCAATACTGCTTCTGTGGCTGCATTTGATGGTCAGATCGGACAGACTGCTTATTCTGCCTCTAAAGGTGCAGTGGTGGCGATGACCTTACCTCTGGCACGGGAACTTGCACGTGAAAAAATCCGTGTGATGACTGTTGCGCCAGGCATTATGGAAACGCCTATGCTTAAAGCACTGCCTGAAAAAGTTCAGGATGCACTGGGAGCGATGGTACCGTTTCCTCCACGCCTTGCAAAACCTGAAGAATTTGCGCATCTGGTGGGGCATATTTTTGAAAATGCGTATTTAAATGGTGAAACCATCCGTCTGGATGGCGCAATCCGTATGCAGCCAAAATAA